The genomic window GTGACTGAAACAGAAGCTTACACGCCTGAACACGTCAAAGAAAAATTGGGCATTACACCTGACCAGATTATCGATATGAAGGGACTAATGGGGGATAATTCTGACCATTATCCTGGTGTTGAAAAGGTTGGCGAAAAGACTGCCATTAAGTTATTGACTGAATACGGCAGCATGGAAGGTATTTACGATCACGTTGATGAAATGAAAAAAAGCAAGTTAAAAGAGCATTTGATCAACGATAAAGACCAAGCTTTTTTGAGTAAAAAGTTAGCAACCATTAACCAAGATGCTCCGGTCGAATTGAAATTGTCAGACTTGGAATACGCTGGTGATAATCAAGAACAGTTGATCCAGTTTTATCAAAAGCTCAATTTCAATTCATTTTTGGAGAAACTGAATGTTGATACGACGTCTAATGTTGAAACATTAGCAGAGATTGAATTTGCTGAATTGAATGCGGATGCGGTTGATAGAATTGTTCAAGACAATGGTCCACAAACGGTTGTAGTTGAGAATTTGGGTGAGAATTATCATACTTCGCCTATCATCGGATTGGCGGTGGCTAGCGGCGATAAATATTATGCTACCGATGATATTTCGATACTTGAAAATGATGAATTCAAAAAATGGCTTGAAGACGACAGTAAAGAAAAATTTGTTTTCGATTATAAGAGAACAATTGCTTTATTGAACCGTTATGGATGTCAGTTAAAGGGCGTAACCTTTGACATGTTATTGGTGGCTTATTTGTTGGACACAAATGATAACAAAACTGATATTGGCTTAGTAGCTCAAAACTACGGCCACCAACTCCCAACAGAAGATGAATTTTATGGCAAGGGTGTTAAAAAGGCAATCCCAGAAGATACTCATAAATTCTTGAATTATTTGAGTCAACAAGCTCAGATCATCAATGTTTTGCACGATCGAATGATGCAAGAACTTAAAGATAATGATCAAGATAGTTTATACGACGAAATCGAATTGCCACTGACAATTGTTTTGTCAGATATGGAAATTCAAGGAGTTACCGTTCAAGCTTCAAAACTAAAGGAAATGCAAAACGATTTTGCTCAGCGTTTAGTGGATATTGAAAAAAATATCTACAAAGAAGCTGGACAAGAATTCAATATTAATTCACCTAAACAATTAGGTGTCGTTCTCTTTGAAGATTTGAAATTGCCAGTCATTAAGAAGACTAAAACTGGCTATTCAACAGCCGTTGATGTTTTAGAGAAATTAAAAGATAAATCTCCGGTTGTTCAACAAATCTTGGACTACCGTCAATTGTCTAAGATCAATTCTACATACGCAGTCGGATTACAAAAATTCATCCAACCAGATAACAAGATCCACACGATCTACCAACAAACTTTGACTCAGACGGGACGTTTGTCATCGATCGAACCTAATTTGCAGAACATTCCAATCAGAATCGACGAGGGCCGTCAAATTCGTAAAGCCTTTGTACCACAACATGATGATTGGGAAATGTTTTCTGCCGATTATTCCCAGGTTGAATTACGTGTCTTGGCCCATATTTCTGGTGATGAGAATATGCAAGAAGCCTTTAAAGAAGGTTATGACATTCATGCCCACACCGCGATGAGAATATTTGGCTTAAATAGCACTGACGAAGTTACACCAGACATGAGACGAAAGGCCAAGGCTACAAACTTCGGAATTGTTTACGGAATTAGTGACTATGGCTTGTCGCAAAATATTGGTATTACAAGAAAAGAAGCCGCTTCATTTATTGAAAACTACTTCGAACAATATCCTGGCGTTAAAAAATATATGGACGATATTGTTAAATTTGCACGTGAAAATGGCTACGTCGAAACGATTATGCATCGTCGTCGCTATTTACCTGATATTCATGCTAAGAACTTTGCATTGAGAAACTTTGCCCAAAGAACTGCAATGAATACACCGATTCAAGGTAGTGCTGCCGATATCATCAAGGTAGCCATGATCAATATGGAAAAGAAGCTCCGTGAAGAAAACTTGCAAGCGAATCTATTGCTACAAGTGCATGATGAAATGATTTTTGAAGCACCACAATCAGAGATTCCAATTTTAGAAAAACTAGTTCCAAGTGTCATGGACTCTGCCGTTAAGTTAGATGTGCCACTAAAAGTGGGAACTGCACATGGCAAGACATGGTATGAAGCTAAATAGGTGGTAGGTGAAAATAGTGCCAGAAATGCCAGAAGTTGAAACAGTCCGCCGAGGTCTGTTGACACAGGTTAAAAATAAACGAATTGAAAATGTTGAGATACGTTATCAGAATTTGATCACAGGGGATGTCTCAGAATTTGTTGAGACAGTCACTGGTGCCAAAATTACCGACGTTGGACGTCGGGCTAAATTTTTGTTGATCCATTTGGATAATGGATATACCATCATCAGTCATTTGCGGATGGAGGGTAAGTACCGTGTTTCAGCTGATAAAACAGCTATCGATAAACACTCTCATGCAATTTTTACATTGGATGATGGTGAAATGCTGATTTATAATGACGTGCGAAAATTCGGTCGCATGCAACTATGGCCGACGGCCACTTTGGATGAAAATAAATCGTTGAAAAAGTTAGGCCCTGAGCCGCTATCAAGCAGGTTTACCTTTGAAAATATTAAACCTCGAATTATCAAGCATCGAAAGGATATCAAAACGGTCTTATTAGACCAGTCCGTTATGAGTGGCCTAGGAAATATTTATGTTGATGAAGTTCTTTGGCAGTCAAAGATACACCCTGAAACACCTGCCAATCATCTGACAGATGATGACATCAAAAAGGTCATCGATTGTTCTAATGATGAAATCAAACTGGCCATCGAATCTGGTGGTTCCACAGTTCGTTCATATCTGGATGCCAATGGACACAAAGGTAATATGCAAGACCGACTTAAAGTTTATGGCAAAGAGGGTACTCCATGTCCGAGATGTGGAACCGAAATCGAAAAGATCAAGGTCGGTGGACGAGGAACTCACTTCTGTCCAACTTGTCAGGTGATCAAATGAGTAAGATCTATGGTTTGACTGGGGGCATTGCAGCCGGAAAAACTACAGTTTTAAAGATCTTTAAAGAACTGGGATGCCGAATTTTTGATGCTGACAAGGTTGCCCGACAGGTAGTTGAGCCCGGTACTCCAGGATTAAAACAAGTTGTTAAACAATTTAGCAAGCACATCCTTTTACCTAATGGCTCGCTTGACCGAAAAAAATTAGGCCGCATTGTTTTTTCTGATAAACGTCAGCTGAAAATATTGAATAATATTATGGGGCCGTTACTAAGGTCAACCATCGTTCAAATAATTGACGATGCAAAAAAAGACTCAAGTTCAACGATCAATATTTTTGAGATCCAACTGCTATTTGAGGGTTCTTATCAGGAATATTTTGATGCTACGATTGCAGTTTATGTTGAACCGGAAATCCAACTTGAACGCTTGATGAAACGAAATGATTTGAATAAACAAGCCGCTTTAGATAAAATTAATTCACAAATGCCGATGACGGAGAAAAAACAATTAGCTGATTATGTACTTGATAATTCGCATGACATTGCTAGTTTGAAAAACGAAATCAGCCAATTGTTAAAGCAGCTCTAACATAGAAAAGAGGAACGCTTATGATATGTCCACATTGTCACCATGACTCGTCAAAAGTTGTCGATAGTCGACCTAGCGATGAAGGTCGTGCCATTCGTAGAAGAAGAGAATGTGAATTTTGCGGCACCCGATTTACAACTTTTGAAAGAATCGAGAAATCACCGCTTTTAGTAATTAAAAAGAACGGAAATCGTGAAGAATTTCGGCGTGAAAAATTATTGCGTGGCCTAGTCCGTGCTGCCGAAAAACGTCCAGTTACCATGGATCAAATGAATGCGATCGTAGACCGGGTTGAAAACAAGATTCGTGCAACCGGCGAAAATGAAGTTAAGTCTCAAGAAATTGGCGAATATGTTATGAAGGAATTAGCTGACGTTGATGACGTAACTTACATTCGTTTTGCCAGTGTTTACCGTGAATTCAAGGATATGAGTGGATTTATGAATGAAGTTCAAGAAATGATGGCAAATGACAAGAGCGATAAGAAGGATTCTAAGAAATAAGGAGGAGCAGCGTGAGTTTAAATGCAAATAAAAATAATTTAACTCCTTTGACTGGCTATTGGTGTTTACCCAATGGTCAAATCAGCGACGTTGATCGTCAAGTATTGACAGATTTATACTTGCCGCTCCTTGGAACTCGTGCCTTTGGAATTTATCAATTGCTTTGGCAACAAATCCCCAATAAACAATTGGTGACTGATCGTCAAAGTCACTCGATACTTTTGTCGTTATTGGATATGGATATCAATACTTTTTATCAAGAACGTCTAAAATTAGAAGCATTGAGTTTGGTTTCGACTTATTCAAAGACAGATGAGATTGGGACGTTTAATATTTATCAGCTTTTTCCACCATATTCACCAAAAGTTTTTTTTGAAGACGACTTGATGAGTATTTTTCTGTTGGAAAAAATTGGTGAAGATCAATATTCTAAATTGGTCGATAAGTATCACCAGTCAGAATCAGTTTTAGACGGTTCGAAGAATGTTTCAAAAACCTTCATGCAAGTATTTCAATTAAGCGACAGTGACATCGTCGATAAACCAAATGCTGTTCAAAAAGCTCAAACTGATTTTAATAATGTATCTAAGCAAGGTAGACCTCAATTGGATGCAACTCAAGATGATAGTTTTGACTTTGAGTTAATTTGCGAGAGAGTGGAGCAAGTTTATCAGGTCAGTCATGAGAATCTATTAGAAAACCAACAGCTTTTGCTCAGCTTGCATGAGTTTTACGGAGTTCCCGATGTTTCTATGATTGAAATGATTGGTAAAACTGTTGATATC from Companilactobacillus sp. includes these protein-coding regions:
- the polA gene encoding DNA polymerase I; protein product: MTQNNKLLLIDGNSVSFRAFFAMHNVLDKFVNGDGIHTNALYAFNNMLEIILKEEKPTHALVAFDAGKTTFRTKMYSEYKGGRAKTPPELTEQLPLIKELLNLRGIKTYELKDYEADDIIGTMAKKGDEDGMDVTIVTGDRDLTQLTTPKVTVRVNVKGVTETEAYTPEHVKEKLGITPDQIIDMKGLMGDNSDHYPGVEKVGEKTAIKLLTEYGSMEGIYDHVDEMKKSKLKEHLINDKDQAFLSKKLATINQDAPVELKLSDLEYAGDNQEQLIQFYQKLNFNSFLEKLNVDTTSNVETLAEIEFAELNADAVDRIVQDNGPQTVVVENLGENYHTSPIIGLAVASGDKYYATDDISILENDEFKKWLEDDSKEKFVFDYKRTIALLNRYGCQLKGVTFDMLLVAYLLDTNDNKTDIGLVAQNYGHQLPTEDEFYGKGVKKAIPEDTHKFLNYLSQQAQIINVLHDRMMQELKDNDQDSLYDEIELPLTIVLSDMEIQGVTVQASKLKEMQNDFAQRLVDIEKNIYKEAGQEFNINSPKQLGVVLFEDLKLPVIKKTKTGYSTAVDVLEKLKDKSPVVQQILDYRQLSKINSTYAVGLQKFIQPDNKIHTIYQQTLTQTGRLSSIEPNLQNIPIRIDEGRQIRKAFVPQHDDWEMFSADYSQVELRVLAHISGDENMQEAFKEGYDIHAHTAMRIFGLNSTDEVTPDMRRKAKATNFGIVYGISDYGLSQNIGITRKEAASFIENYFEQYPGVKKYMDDIVKFARENGYVETIMHRRRYLPDIHAKNFALRNFAQRTAMNTPIQGSAADIIKVAMINMEKKLREENLQANLLLQVHDEMIFEAPQSEIPILEKLVPSVMDSAVKLDVPLKVGTAHGKTWYEAK
- the mutM gene encoding DNA-formamidopyrimidine glycosylase — translated: MPEMPEVETVRRGLLTQVKNKRIENVEIRYQNLITGDVSEFVETVTGAKITDVGRRAKFLLIHLDNGYTIISHLRMEGKYRVSADKTAIDKHSHAIFTLDDGEMLIYNDVRKFGRMQLWPTATLDENKSLKKLGPEPLSSRFTFENIKPRIIKHRKDIKTVLLDQSVMSGLGNIYVDEVLWQSKIHPETPANHLTDDDIKKVIDCSNDEIKLAIESGGSTVRSYLDANGHKGNMQDRLKVYGKEGTPCPRCGTEIEKIKVGGRGTHFCPTCQVIK
- the coaE gene encoding dephospho-CoA kinase (Dephospho-CoA kinase (CoaE) performs the final step in coenzyme A biosynthesis.), which gives rise to MSKIYGLTGGIAAGKTTVLKIFKELGCRIFDADKVARQVVEPGTPGLKQVVKQFSKHILLPNGSLDRKKLGRIVFSDKRQLKILNNIMGPLLRSTIVQIIDDAKKDSSSTINIFEIQLLFEGSYQEYFDATIAVYVEPEIQLERLMKRNDLNKQAALDKINSQMPMTEKKQLADYVLDNSHDIASLKNEISQLLKQL
- the nrdR gene encoding transcriptional regulator NrdR, whose translation is MICPHCHHDSSKVVDSRPSDEGRAIRRRRECEFCGTRFTTFERIEKSPLLVIKKNGNREEFRREKLLRGLVRAAEKRPVTMDQMNAIVDRVENKIRATGENEVKSQEIGEYVMKELADVDDVTYIRFASVYREFKDMSGFMNEVQEMMANDKSDKKDSKK
- a CDS encoding replication initiation and membrane attachment family protein → MSLNANKNNLTPLTGYWCLPNGQISDVDRQVLTDLYLPLLGTRAFGIYQLLWQQIPNKQLVTDRQSHSILLSLLDMDINTFYQERLKLEALSLVSTYSKTDEIGTFNIYQLFPPYSPKVFFEDDLMSIFLLEKIGEDQYSKLVDKYHQSESVLDGSKNVSKTFMQVFQLSDSDIVDKPNAVQKAQTDFNNVSKQGRPQLDATQDDSFDFELICERVEQVYQVSHENLLENQQLLLSLHEFYGVPDVSMIEMIGKTVDITTNEIDPDALKRLVQNRFERKANLSARVEQAPVEQSAVTTNSNDPERLLLQRAKTMPPADFLADEKNRLGGFTGNSEARALRTLSSRSLLPIPVLNILVHYILQNSPTLTLAFMETVANDWKQNNVTTPEAALKRITEFQNRPRKNNNQRRYSKGPRKVEQATDWTKVKSKPVEQKNDSQLEQNRLEMLRKLRNKGK